One segment of candidate division KSB1 bacterium DNA contains the following:
- a CDS encoding response regulator transcription factor gives MMITVSIVEDDADFRKSLALLIDGTPGLECINTYRDCETAIAGIAHDPPDVVLMDLRLPGMSGIDGIRIIKENLPDINLVVLTVHGESKLVFEALCAGACGYLLKDTPPAKLLEAIKETYDGGAPMSTQIARMVVGSFRTNPHAALTQRETEVLAQLCKGKSYKMIADTLFISEETVRRHIKNIYKKLQVGSKSEAVAKALKEKLVYT, from the coding sequence ATGATGATCACTGTTTCCATTGTCGAAGACGATGCCGATTTCCGGAAGAGCCTGGCGCTGCTGATTGACGGCACTCCCGGCCTTGAATGCATCAACACGTATCGCGATTGCGAGACCGCCATTGCGGGCATCGCGCATGACCCTCCCGATGTGGTTTTGATGGATCTCAGGTTGCCGGGCATGTCGGGAATCGATGGCATCCGCATCATCAAAGAAAATCTTCCCGATATAAACTTGGTGGTGTTGACCGTGCACGGCGAGAGCAAGCTGGTCTTCGAGGCGCTTTGCGCCGGCGCCTGTGGCTATCTGCTGAAAGATACGCCGCCGGCAAAGTTATTGGAGGCGATCAAAGAAACTTACGACGGCGGCGCGCCGATGAGCACCCAAATCGCACGCATGGTGGTTGGCTCGTTTCGCACCAATCCGCACGCCGCATTGACCCAACGCGAAACCGAAGTGCTGGCGCAACTGTGCAAAGGCAAAAGTTATAAAATGATCGCCGATACGCTCTTCATCAGCGAAGAAACGGTGCGGCGCCACATCAAAAACATTTACAAAAAGCTCCAGGTCGGCTCGAAGTCCGAAGCCGTGGCGAAGGCCTTGAAGGAGAAGTTGGTGTATACGTAG
- a CDS encoding response regulator yields MCRLLVVEDEPNTLSGLQELLRQEGYRVRGVTHGRQALETVLNEPIDIVICDYSLPDLDGLQVCRELKRLQPALELFLVTAYSNTEIGQAVKACNITEIFHKPLDVEELLEKLAAFASRGDRGEKIFALA; encoded by the coding sequence ATGTGCCGTTTGCTCGTTGTCGAAGATGAACCAAACACCTTATCTGGCCTGCAAGAACTTTTGCGTCAAGAGGGTTATCGGGTGCGCGGCGTCACGCATGGACGCCAGGCGCTTGAAACAGTTTTGAATGAGCCCATCGATATCGTGATTTGTGATTACTCATTGCCGGATCTCGACGGGTTGCAAGTGTGCCGCGAGCTCAAGCGCTTGCAGCCGGCGCTCGAGCTTTTTTTGGTTACGGCCTACAGCAATACGGAAATCGGGCAGGCCGTGAAAGCGTGTAACATCACCGAAATTTTTCACAAGCCGTTGGATGTGGAGGAATTGCTGGAAAAGCTGGCTGCCTTTGCGTCGCGGGGTGATCGGGGCGAGAAGATATTTGCCCTGGCATAA